The genomic interval CAGAGTGAACAGTAACCTCAATAAGCGCactaattgcagtgtttcaaaatcacagtgtggaatgtccaaattagattagagaagttttatttggacacttggcaagatcttagccacacttagtaaataatattagacacttggcaccatgaggatcatttcttggatttgaaggaatcaaggtatgagatcatgccacttaagcaaaactttgtttcatctgctcaaccaaattgtgccagatcaaaaaaggtttcaatcctagtgaaaccctaaatggtgagaatccaattgaaagcccaaaagtttggtcgaaaccgaaaccctaaacggctttccaaaccctaaagttggccttcaaaccctttctaatctgatttctagcattgtgtttaatcacttgattaaatcacttccacatgctattaatccttcaaatttgtgttagaacattattatccaaccttgttaatcatgaaaaattgattgggccaagtgatattggatttgggcttgatagcaacccaaaccctctttaaaccccaaaatttaggcccatttggtttaggcccattaaggcccacgaaattggtcaccattagtattgcttcatggctaagttttgtacccccacttggctggccagatctgtacaagaagggcctagaaggttcttgatatacaaaggtaaaaggccacctcactctttcactcttacactccactttgagaaaagatcttggactgatttttatgagaagaaaaggccaacactcaacctttccttcagtcctatcacttttcataacttgtgtaagaggctctccagtccacttcccacggaAAGCAACTctcatttacacttttccttcatagaacacaaaagacactctcggacagtttttcttacctcttttgaacgccagTTTCGAAgcttttataagtattttatcGCCAagtttccttcataaaagttctttcttttggtgtctagtttacgtggatagcttattttttccatttgaagatcatttgattggtcaaaagttgtttagaccccagaaaggtcattctggacgataaactggagagtgtgttatattttggagtttttgaccaagctaatgaatagatcttggtccgaaatttttatggagtactgttaacatgtgtatatgattattggttgaggattttttgcatgattaaaagttttggtgaaatattttcttaagtctagaaacttagaaactggaagaggaaaaacagtttctgttttgagaaagtttaaatcttttatggtttaatcttattccaatggctttgatatttttattggaagatcctaagcatcttatatacatgttagaatgttattttgaagatatttgatgttagtttcgaagatatgaaattttatgcattgagatatttgattaggccaaagtgatgatgttcttggctaaatttatgttttgggtgatgtttaaccatgtgatcttgagtttgaagcttggatctattttaggacacctttgtAAACCATGTGACGTTTTCTTTTGacgatcacatctttataagtcatggatcaagacgttgatcaaaacaagttagaaacaaaaatctgttttgaacttagaagagaaaccaaaaagttcaagtatggttttagtgattttgatgacttttgttcatgattcaaaacatgattattcctaggaatatgttatgagtatagtagaagaaaaattttagtttaatcatgagttttgaaatttgaaagaattacaacaaaatcaaagaaatagcctttgtaagtttcggccctatagagttttaatggttgtgtttagttttaaattttttctgaattgatatttgtgtttaggacaaaatttacataaagtatgtaaattttggtgatttttgaagttatgatgcaaaatcttaaagttaggggtaaaatggtcattttcccacatgtagagggtaaaatggtaattttactctaagttgatatttctccatattcctaattgttagtgattaagttctaatttttagaaatcactactttcagtttctcgtgatcgcacttgagttttgtctcgaagcgcgaagatcgaggtaagttagcttttaacttactatcagtttaatgtgtatgagtgataagtaagggaactaaagtgtatgtatgcatgttatcatatgtgtcatgccaagtcattacatatttatctgttacacagaatttattctgtcatgaattattcatctgttatacaagatattatatcacgtattgctatacattgcaagaatgtcatgttaagtatgccatctattacatgtatttcatgtcatgtaatattcactgtcacatgatacgccatgttaagaaatgttgtctgttatatggtatgccatgtcacgaaatgttgcatgttacaagtatgccatgttatgaaatgttctctgttacatttatgtctcaaggtatgtcatgtatgtcatcttagttcatgtcacgttatgctacgtcaggaattctgtcttttatgtcacattcatgttacgtcacgttacgaaatgtcatgtatgccagttaagttattcatgtcaatcacgaccctaagtgctaggatggggtaatatcctagtggaactcctttgttcacgttggagtatctaaataggtgtgaaattccctaggttgacgaagtacagtcaacaggttgcgaatggggcctaattagctggtcaccggagcgcgccagacactaacgccgatggtgccacacattatgttatgtgtgtccacagcaagtgtggcacaaacaaataagtcatggggccacaacaactgtggagcatacactacgtgagacacagcaattgtgacacgtagaatacgtggggccacaacaactgtggagtacgtattaacgcactcacagctggtatagaaacctgtgatgtgatgcggtaatcggcagggacacacggctcaaggggacctgtgtagcacccatatggtcactttaatgattaagtctattgaataagattccaagttcaagtcatgtttcacgttatgttatgttcaagattacgttcacgcaatcatggtaatcccatgagacaagaatatgatccaagttcatgttatgttatgttcacattcacgttatgtttcaagttcacatttatgttatgtcatgctcaggttcaagttatgttcaagttcatgttcaaattatgcatgttcacgttcatgttatgtttcaagtcacgttcatgctaagcttcagtttcagtttaagttatgccagttatgttatgttgtatgtcaagttatgctatgattaattatgatttgtttatgcattcatgcttttactgccatgcatgcatcattaacctgtgtggaagtttcctgttaacatgctgagatttgtaatcaaatctcactgtggtagtcccaactaccattccccccgaatggtagatcttattaaaggatctgaaggagaatcgggaatcgaccaactagaaacggtcgactaagcgatgatGCGACGTAGGTGTTAGtatagtagttacctcagattactacttgtatttgtggagttcaatctccatcactcttttgatcacaaccattttggactagtattgtaatctcagttgtttagtacgtctttatgtatgaagtatgttttaagtatttgggatatttcgaattggtgcataatattgctaaagaaaaaaattatccgctgcgaatattgcataatgctatatgcatgttaggaatattgcatcttatatgtcatgaacgggggcaggtaaccttgtgttgcatgtctcgacgcttcaaatgtccgtctcATCCCAAGctgaatttgggggcgtcacaagtTATATGTCCCGATGCTTCAGTCACCGTCCATTCCCAAGTGGgggttgggggcgtcacaaatcTGTAGACATGAGAAGGAGGATTGGCCTGGAGACTCACTCCTCAACCAATCGATGATTATCAACACACTGTAAGACTCAACACTTGGAAATCACTTCATCATCAAATCTCAACGTTCAAACTCAtaatttcaaaatcatagtgtatAGGTAACTGATaaacataatgaaaaaaatgtaaaaatgtgCTTTCATGTAAAAAGGAGATgaattacaaaatatgcaaaacCATGAACTTATAGCATACTCACAAACATTTATCCCATATTTCCGGTATGGTCAAAAGAGTTAACCTActtgaataatacttctaaTATTATAGTAGTGTCGATGTTGATCTTTCCATCGCAAGCCTTGAAATCCCTTGCTTTCTTGAAGACTCTAACTAGAAGAGAGAATAAACACTTTATGATCTCAAAAGGGAGATTTTGGATTTTGTCTTATGCCTTTTATACTATGAGACTATTAGCCCTAGATATGACGTTCGTATAACTCCAaatgtgtaacagcccgctagaaatttaatggtggaatttctattgactttaggaacctcatgaaaactccataagtttttacgaatcaaccaatcgcataggttttagtctgtcaacatagttagtgttatcactcactatggtgccagatgtgagattttaattatttgaggtagttagaagtgtcagaatgcattatggcctacaccattagactcaggtgattatttaacattttatggtgcaataacgcattttcatattttcagacAAAACGCTCGTTCGAAactgtgtttttatttttaggggtacttcgGGAACTCCCATAATTCCAATCTTTTAGCCCGAAAACAACTAGCATAAACAAAGGTTGCAATTACCCGACAACTTCCATGAACAAACCAGCCACTAATAGCTTGATCCGATAAAGAAATCAATTCAAACTCCAAATCAATTGCCCAAAAAATCTAGATTTTGCCCCCAAgcattattcaaacaaaatggAAACTTCATCGAACGCGCCCATCTACGACACTTACTAGAATTCAAAAATGGTTCTAAAATGGCCACCACGAAAGGGCgacttttattcaaaatacgCCAAAGTCTACTTTTTGATGAAAGAATTCCCCTAATATTCCATGTAAGAATCTGCATGAAAagctaaagaaattttttggaaCGAGTACCGCGCTCCAAGACCACAATCGATTTTTCTTTTCGCATCCCTTTTACTTTTTTCAGCGGAACATGCATCTTAGGGTCGGAATCGAAAGGTTTTGAAGCTAACTCATTCAATTCATCCTCAAATTCACCCTCAGAACCGGCCGTGGATCTGATGTCCACTTGAAGTAACTCTTCCATCTATAAATTCCTTGTCTCCTAGCCCACCTAACTCAAACTCCAACGCTTTGTCAACAAGTCGCAACGTACTTCTTGGCTCAGAATTCAACAGAATTTCCTGGGCTTCCTCTGCACACTCTTCTTCGGCAATCTCAAACCAATTCTCTTGCTGTTGCATCAACGTTTCCTTCACTATATCAGGCTCTTCTGCACCCTCTTCAAGCAAAGGTTCATCACTAGCCTGAGCCACCCCGGTCTCTAGTTGTAATGCCTTTGACGAGTCATCACTAACCAGTGCCAATTCCTCAAACATGATACCTTCAAACGATACATACCAAACCCCAAAGATCCCTCTGTGAAGCCCTTCCCTTCGGATGGACTCTAGAATGGCTTCTCTTCTGGATTTCGAAGGTTCGCCCACCACTTGTTCCGACCCAGAACTGGCCTATTCACCATTTCGATTACCCACTACCTTCCAGACGTTAAtagtttcctttttttcctgTCCTCCTGCACCAACCCGTTAGGGACAATTTTTTCCCCTCTGCAAGACGTTCACGTTTAGAGCAATGAGCCGCAAGATGACCCTGCCTTCTGCAACTAGCACAATATGTTGGGGTGGATTCGAATACAACCTCCTGAAAATGACTTGTCGCAAGGCTCGGGTGACCCAACCACAGAGGCTGCGAAACATCAACCTTCAACACAAATTCTCGCGGCCTCCAGACGAGTTACACATGTCGTAGCATTGTCCCTCTTCAAGTAGCGATCGATACCATTCCCCATACTCCGTAACATTGATTCCTGAAAATAATTAGGAGGCAAACCCGGCAAAGAAATCCAAACAGGAACCCATGGAGAATCCTCGTCTTCGACAAAATCCGTAGTCCAATGAAACACATGAAAAGGGATTCCATGTACTTCGGAAATCCTTCTCACCATTACACTAATAAAATCATCCTCCTGTGCCATCCGAACCAACACATTCCGTGGATTCCACAATTGCCCAACCACCAACATCGATTTCAAACCccaaagattttttataaacGCTCGAATATTATCTAGAGAAGGCCGTCATCAAAGAAATTTCAGAACCACATAGAATCGAAAAGGCTCTGCCGATTGTTGTACCTCTGCTTTcgaaaacatgaaaaacattgTCCCATCTTGAAATCTAGGTTCCTGTGGGGGTACAAACACCTCATGCAACAATTGAGGCTTCTCAGCAACCATGTCCAAGAAAGTAACACCAGTGCCAGGCGCACATTCATCACAATGAAAAGTTCCAGTTGTTCTCCCTTGAAACAAGCATTCGCCAGCCTCTAAACTTGTCGTGGGAGGCACAAGGCCGGCAGCCACAGCCATAAGAGAGCCCTAATCTCCCCAAATGTAGAGAGAACAATCGCCCTATGCCACGTCAGCTCTACTCTCCTTCACACCACAATTAACACAAGCATCAGCAAAGTTCTTCGTATTGTAATATGTGTTAATGTTaagaaacaaaggaaaagaaagaaaaaattgtttgacGAAGAGGGATCTGAGTTAATTTTTGCtcttaagttttttattattttggaggAAGACCACGTGGCAGTTTGTAATTAGATGGTTGTCAAACTCGGCAGTTTGTAATTAGATGGTTGTCAAATCCGGACGAAAGAtgtactttataaaaaaaacataaagaaatgAATGACATACTTATTCGCCACGTCTGATTCTTTTGtcagataaaaaaagaaaataacaagtGCACTATCAAAGTGTatcgattaattttttttttcttaattatgtttGCTATTATTGtgcttttttattatcttttaaaaaattacacaaatgctttgaaaaaacaataaacaatttttgAGTAACGATCCTCGGTGGATAAAAATACTTTATCAAGGAACCCTTGTCACGAAAGGAAACAAAgccctaaaaagaaaaattaaaactaaaaaaggaCGGGATTTATGGCAGCATATACAAAGGAAGTCGTGAATAGGACCTCGTTcgtttttaagaaattttttaattcatttcattttaattaattattataatttttttaaattttcatataaaataaaataaataatttaatttttttaaatctcaaaataaaaataatattaaaaaaatattctaacaaaattttattcaactttttaactttaattttaactcatattatcttatctcatctgcaaaaacaaacgaggcaccAGCTTTGCTTGGATACCAAAATcatcacaattcatctcattattacaacttaaatttttaaacaaaatacaaaaacaattctaacttttttaagtttaaaacaaaaataatattctaattattcaacttttatttcaactcactatccaaaccaagtCTAAACCACCACTTCCGTACAAACACCATGTTCCATGGTCTAtgatatatttacataatacGTAAAGAGCCAAGCAAGTTCTAAACTAGAGAAAGGAAAGATCAAAGCGAGCTAACAAGTTTGTCCACAACCCGCAAAGACATTGGAGCCAACATTCTGGCAACTCTTGGCAGTGCCGGGTAGGTAAGCATGCCCAGTACGAACCAATTGAAGCTTAAGAGAGCAACTGCATCAGAAGCAGGTTTGATCTTTATGGTGGAGAAAAGCTCGACTACACTCTTCAAGGACATGCCAACAACCGTGAAGAGGGCCACCACAAGGGGCATGCAAGGGTCTTCAGCTTCCCAGATAATCATTCCAACCAAAAGCGATAACACCGCACTGAAAAGGCTCTGTGACATTGCAACCTCCCTGCGTTGGCCAAGAACTTCATCCATATATAATTGTCTTGAGATGATTTCAGGGTTAAGTGGCTAGATGCGGGCTGTTAAGAAATTGAGAAACTTTGTTTTAGGTTTTCCCTCTGTTATGGACGGAAGacgtgctggagtggaagaatgACAGTGTGGTTATGAGCATTGTGGCAAGGTGCAGACGAAGGAAGGCTGGCCTGAGATGCATAAGAATTGAAATAGAAGGTCGTTAAGAGCAGTTAGTTGATCCTGAGCAATTACACACGGCGTCGTATGATGTATAATTCGTTTCGGTCTTAAATAGAACGTTGCCGTTTAATgtctttcttcttattaattgtaaacacagtcgtttcatttacaagaattgTAATAAGTGTTGTCTAAACACTGTCGTTTTGTTcatataaatactataaatagaagaaacgGAGGGAAAACAGGGGAGAACAATTTCATACAATTGCagacttcttccttcttcatcatcttcattcttcttctcttctcttcgtaCATTCTGGAGAGTGACTTCTCGAACAAGTCAAGCGTGGgtccattacagttggtatcagccaTGGCAGAAGGGACGCGTTCGTATGCTCAAATAGTAGATTCAATGAATCATTTACGTCAACAACAAGAACGTCAGCAAAAGCAGATCGAAGATGCGATTTGTTTATTGTTGCAGCAGCAAGAAGCGGCAAGATTGGAAAGAGAAACACAGGACAAGAAAATTCAAGAGGTTTTACAACAGGTCTCTAAGATTTCTTGTCACAATTCTGAAGATCCTGGTAATATACGTCAAGATAATCACGATCAACAATTCAGGCACAGACATGAAGATATGGAGAATGACACAGGGGATGTGAACCaaagagagattgtaaacaGAGGCTTTGCCAGGGGTATTAAATTGGATTTTCCTAGATTTCGTGGTGGTAATCCATCACCATGGATCTATCGTGCGAACCAGTACTTCCTGTATCACCAGGTTCCTCCTGGTCAACGTATTTTCATTGCTTCTTTCCACATGGATGATGAAGCCTTGATCTGGTTCCAGGATGCTAGTGAGGCTGGAACGTTTCTGTCTTGGGAGGACTTCATCAAGGCTGTTCAGATCCGTTTTGGATCTACTccatatgatgatcctatggagtcACTGACTCGACTCAAACAGGTTAGTACAGTTAATGATTACAAATCTGAGTTTGAGATTCTTTCCAATCGTATTAGAGGCTTGTCTGAGAAAAACAAGTTGAGTTGTTTCTTGAGTGGCCTGCGTGATGAGATCAGATTACCTGTTAGGATGTTGAATCCTCTATCCTTGAATGATGCTTTTGGTTTAGCTAAAATTCAAGAACAGTATGTGGTGAGTATAAGGAAACCTTGGAGAAATTCACTTACTGATTCGAGTAAGTTTAGTCCAGAGTCGAATTTGTTAAAATCTGGATAGACTCCTTCACTGTTAGGAGCTCCACAAGTTTCTCCTTTACCTAGGCTTCCTTACCAT from Juglans regia cultivar Chandler chromosome 2, Walnut 2.0, whole genome shotgun sequence carries:
- the LOC108995552 gene encoding uncharacterized protein LOC108995552, with amino-acid sequence MDEVLGQRREVAMSQSLFSAVLSLLVGMIIWEAEDPCMPLVVALFTVVGMSLKSVVELFSTIKIKPASDAVALLSFNWFVLGMLTYPALPRVARMLAPMSLRVVDKLVSSL